The genomic region CCTGGTATTGATCACCTTTATCGGCTTGTCTTGAATAGGCTTTAGCAGCATAGTATTGGGCACGTTTCTCGAAGCCTTTGGTTTTAGCGACCTGCATTTCGACTATCACTTGTAGCCCATTTTCATCTCTACAAAGAACATCGACAATGCTTTGTTTTTTGGAGGCAATCTCAGGGTCTTGAATAGTACTTAAAAACTCTATATCCTTTATTGCACTTTTACCAGTGAAGCCAAGAATATCATTAAGAAAGTGAATAAGAATATCTTTATTTTTTTCAGTACCAAAGATGCGCTTGAACGATATATCATTCTTAGGATCGAGAAACTTGGAAAGAGCCATGAGAAAGTAAGATAAAAAGCATTCATAATCATACACAATTGTGAAGAAATATTCAACGTTTTTGTGCTAAAGTCTATTAAAGTTAGCTAAATTTCAAGAGTTGGCAAAAAACTACCTTCATAGATGACCATAGAATGCTACTGCGCACCTTAGCTGTTTATTTTATCATCTTTTACAACTCCCTCCATAAACCCCAGCAAATGAATTCATGAGCTATAAAGAGCTTTAAAAACACTTATTTTGGGTGTGAGAGATTAACCTCCTAATAAAAATACAAGCCCAAAAGCTCAATTACAATTTACCTAATATCGTGAGGACAGGTTCATTAATCTCCCACACCTTTACAGGATAAAGATCTTGAAACTTAGTGTCAACATTTCAGTAGCAAATTTATGTTAAATCTATATCCTGTCAATATGGACAAAAAGAAGGTTATAATATATACAGATGGAGCTTGTTCTGGAAACCCTGGTCCCGGTGGATGGGCAGCCGTGGTAATGTATGAAAATAAAAGTGTCTTTATCAAAAAACGTATCTCTGGAGGTGAAGAAAACACAACAAATAACAAGATGGAGCTAAAGGCTGTAATTAATGGACTAAAGATGTTAAAAATTTCCTGCAAAGTTATTGTACACACTGATAGTCAGTATATTAAACAAGGTATAACAGAGTGGATCAACAAGTGGAAAATAAATGGTTGGAAGACAGCCGATAAAAAGCCAGTGAAGAACAGAGAATTATGGCAGGAACTAGATGAAGTTGCTTTGCAGCATGATATTAATTGCAAGTGGGTTAGAGCTCACAACGGTAATATGTACAATGAGGAGGCAGATAGACTTGCTAGAAAGGAATCTAAAAAGCTAAAATATAGAGATTGTGAGGTCAAGAAATCACCAAAAAATAGAGGGAACTCTAAGTTTCATAGATTGGGTGGAGTATTATGGCAATAATTCTTTTAGATACAAAAACAATAAATCGTATAGCAGCAGGTGAAGTAATCGAAAGGCCAGCAAGTGTAGTAAAGGAATTAGTAGAAAATGCAATAGATGCTGGAAGTTCAGAAATAGAGATCAAAATAGAAAGTGGTGGGCGTAACCTTATCACTGTGACAGATAATGGAAATGGAATAGAAAAGGAAGATTTGGAACTTGCGTTTATGCGCCACGCTACTTCAAAATTAAGCGATGGTGAATTAATAGAGATCAGACATCTTGGCTTTAGAGGAGAGGCTCTGCCTTCAATTGCAGCAGTAAGCAGAATGAAATTATCATCCAAGGCAAGTGGAGCAAAGGAAGCATGGTCTATAAGATATGAGGGAGGAGAAAAAATAAGAGAGATTACCCCTTGTTCTTTGTTGCAAGGTACATATATTGAAGTTCGTGACTTATTTTTTGCTACACCAAATAGACTAAAGTTTCTAAAAACCGAAAGGGCAGAAACACAAAGTATTGTTGATATTGTGAATAACTTAGCGATGATTAATTATAGTATTGGGTTTACTCTCACTTCTGGTAATAAAAAGCTCTTAAAATATGTTAAGCAAACTTCGCTGTTCAACAGATTATGTGAAATAGAAGAAGAATTTCAAAGCAATTCACTGGAAGTTAAAGAGGAAGAAGAAGGCATCAAACTTAAGGGACACATCTGTAAACCTAATGTCAATCGTGGCAACTCAACTCAGATTTATACGTTTGTTAATGGAAGGCCAATAAAAGACAATCTACTTGTTGGTGCAATTAGATATGCGTATCACGATTTTATTCCAAACAATAGGTATCCTTTTGCAGTGTTGCATTTAGAAGTACCATATGACCAAGTAGATGTAAATGTGCATCCAAATAAATCGGAAGTAAGATTTCAGAATAAAAGGCT from Wolbachia endosymbiont (group B) of Parapoynx stratiotata harbors:
- the mutL gene encoding DNA mismatch repair endonuclease MutL, which encodes MAIILLDTKTINRIAAGEVIERPASVVKELVENAIDAGSSEIEIKIESGGRNLITVTDNGNGIEKEDLELAFMRHATSKLSDGELIEIRHLGFRGEALPSIAAVSRMKLSSKASGAKEAWSIRYEGGEKIREITPCSLLQGTYIEVRDLFFATPNRLKFLKTERAETQSIVDIVNNLAMINYSIGFTLTSGNKKLLKYVKQTSLFNRLCEIEEEFQSNSLEVKEEEEGIKLKGHICKPNVNRGNSTQIYTFVNGRPIKDNLLVGAIRYAYHDFIPNNRYPFAVLHLEVPYDQVDVNVHPNKSEVRFQNKRLIYEIVRRGIIKTLSTRFAAGDQGIEEELIFNDSKSQEQIDSQEKKDQKEFYEKRPSLLENRLMKEFNAPDERRQSLPETFKYGESPPQKGTMVLERKQIDLIADHPLGYARCQVYNTYIIAEAKGKLIIVDQHAAHERLIHECLKQKSSIKRQKLLLPETVEIKNQAGMEMVGMYKDRLFEMGFGIEIESEDKVRVKEIPAILGTINVKEMVMNIVDRLMEIGDTLPIEEKVNKILATIACHGSIRAGRAMKLEEMNELMRQMEETPYAGQCNHGRPTYIEMKLSDIEKLFERR
- the rnhA gene encoding ribonuclease HI; the encoded protein is MDKKKVIIYTDGACSGNPGPGGWAAVVMYENKSVFIKKRISGGEENTTNNKMELKAVINGLKMLKISCKVIVHTDSQYIKQGITEWINKWKINGWKTADKKPVKNRELWQELDEVALQHDINCKWVRAHNGNMYNEEADRLARKESKKLKYRDCEVKKSPKNRGNSKFHRLGGVLWQ